CTGTCATGGTACAGAGAGAATCAGTGCCCACGGCAAGGGTGACCTGTATGAGGCGTATACCTGGATTTTAGATAGAGATGCTGCCATCAAGACACCTTTTCCCATGTAGTCCATGGTTACTTCAGCAGGACGATGCCAGGCCTCATTCCACATGTGCTACAACATTGTGGCTTTGTAGACACCGAgtgcctgcctgcagtccataTCTGTCTCAGACAACGACCACAGACTGTTGAACACCTGACATCCTGTATCAAGCAAGAAGGGGCAAAAATCCACTTAGTATCCTcgattaaaaaatgtaaataaaaggaaacgtgatataacacagtggtaaacaggagTCTGTCTGAAATTTTTTGAGTGTgcttgcaggtatcaaattctacatttgtttacatttacatttaagttGGTCAAAGATAACATTGGAAAcccttcctttcttctttttttagttAAATAAAGGTTCAAGAGAATTAACAAATCAAAGATTCTTGCTTTTATTGCATGTTACACAATATCCCAATTCTTCCAAAAAAGGGATTGTTTTTATTGGATTAAAGTTattggtttttattttaatatgtgctttttgaaacaaataaatgcttactgggCAGACAACCAGCTTCAGACCTTCACACAGACTGGTCAAATTGCAGACTGATATTccataaaaaaatgaatcactttGAATTAGGGTGAAGTCTTTTACATTATTACTATCAATGGTGCACAGGAAATAAGCAATCATTCAGACCAATCATGAAGTAACCGGGGGTGAATATATGATATGATCCCTCCAGGTTTTCCATCAGGGTCAGTGAACTCATACCTGTGTAATCTGGCTGGCAGCCAGCTGTTCAGGTGTGAGCTCGTGATGAAAGCGTCCACATGCTCAACACTTGAGCAGTCCTTGGATCCTTGGTACAGCCTGGTTTAATGACCGGGGACGAGATAACGTTGCCTCATCTGAATCCTGTGACTTTGTCCAGCGGTCGGTTCCTGATGCCTGAATGTTATCGCTGCGTGGTGCTCTGCCAAGTGGCTGGACGGGGGCAAGTTGTTTTTCTCTACAGGAGAACATAATTTTGTGGGTCAAAGATCAACAGTGTAACCCAGTAAACGGCCTTTATAAACAGCAGTATGACGAGAGTCTGGCATGAATCTCCTACAGCTCCAGTGTCATTCTGAAGGAGGCAGTGCTGCGTTATAGACGTCCACAGCTTCACACGACCGCTCAGCCTGTCCTCTTCTGCCGAGATGGACTACGAATGCCGCTGTTCGGAAGATTCTAATGGACGACCCAACGCCATCCTGTTCAACATCCTCAGCCAGGCCCCAAATAGTGAGCCAGCGAGGAGCAACCTGAACTATCTGCCTTCCAACAGATGCCACTGCGAGATGCGCAGGACTGTGCGGCTCAAGACGCCCAGTGACACGTGCCAGGTGGCCTCCAGCATTTTGGTGAAGACCATCTACTTCATGAAGAGCTTACCAGCCTTCCAGCAGCTTCCACCAAAAGATCAGCTGGTGTTGCTGCAGAGTTGCTGGGCACCGCTCTTCATCCTGGGCCTGGCACAAGAGCATGTTAGCTTCGAGGTAGAGGACATGCAGGCCCCCAGCATGCTGAAGAGGATCCTCCTGAACCGCCAGGATGTGAAGGAACCAGACAGAGAGCAGCCCACTCTGGCAGGGGTCCAGAAACTCAAATCCTGCTTGAAGAAGTTCTGGAGTCTGGACCTGAGCCCAAAGGAGTATGCATACCTTAAAGGAACCATGATATTCAATCCAGGTACGGAGGCTCTGTTCAGTTAAACTTGGTGTAGATTTGCTGAAAACAATACTTGATTAATAATGAAGAATTATCTGATAATTAGAAATTAGTTAAAGCCCAGGGGTTCTTGCTTCTGGAGCATCCATGTTCTGAAGCAGGTGCAGATGTTCAGGTACTCCACAAATGCTGGGGAACAAATCAGAGAATAATCTAGCATTTTCTTTCACACAGACGTGCCAGGCCTGCGGGCAGTGCTCTTCATTGAGGGGCTCCAGCAGGAAGCCCAGCATGCTCTGAAGGAAGTTCTGGCCCTTCTACATCCAGAAGATCATGGACGCTTTGCACGTCTGCTGCTGGCTGGATCTTCTCTGAAGACCATCACTCCAGGCCTCATCACCGAGCTGTTCTTCAGACCAATCATCAGCCAGGCTCACCTGCTGGACCTGCTGGCAGACATGCTCTTCAGCAGGTAGCCAAacacctggaggaacacacctAGAACTGAAGTGACTGGACAGTGGTCGTGTTGTTGCCTCTAATAAGAAAGATATGAACAGGTTACAcagttgtttacatgttttgcacctttgaaaatgtttatt
This portion of the Pygocentrus nattereri isolate fPygNat1 chromosome 24, fPygNat1.pri, whole genome shotgun sequence genome encodes:
- the nr0b2a gene encoding nuclear receptor subfamily 0 group B member 2a encodes the protein MDYECRCSEDSNGRPNAILFNILSQAPNSEPARSNLNYLPSNRCHCEMRRTVRLKTPSDTCQVASSILVKTIYFMKSLPAFQQLPPKDQLVLLQSCWAPLFILGLAQEHVSFEVEDMQAPSMLKRILLNRQDVKEPDREQPTLAGVQKLKSCLKKFWSLDLSPKEYAYLKGTMIFNPDVPGLRAVLFIEGLQQEAQHALKEVLALLHPEDHGRFARLLLAGSSLKTITPGLITELFFRPIISQAHLLDLLADMLFSR